One segment of Zymoseptoria tritici IPO323 chromosome 2, whole genome shotgun sequence DNA contains the following:
- a CDS encoding putative beta-Ig-H3/fasciclin has translation MQINSFLAVGTFLLRYTLGGQVDSSLLALIDQTPDLSTLATIIHGFPEYAAAVANVTNVTCFAPSNEALARFADAHQDTYQQLFSRLEVFSAIFDIHIVVGAHYSPEFRPGETWFLQTVLTDESVSNVTGGQVVKVRSIYDTLEVSTDAKSPAHVIQKDRCFAGGTLQVIDAVMGIPSSLSSVIADNAFMAASFGQALTAANLSTTLDLQSNLTVLVPSNKAFEQANLSRGDMGQELLAYVLQSHIIPGEVLYSNMLAVGTWTTLSGAKIRIDQDASGIYVNGARIQVEDLLVANGVVHVIDSFAV, from the exons ATGCAGATCAACTCGTTCCTTGCCGTCGGCACCTTCTTGCTCCGGTACACTCTCGGAGGTCAAGTCGACTCCTCTTTGCTCGCGCTCATCGACCAGACTCCCGACTTGTCAACCTTGGCGACCATCATCCACGGCTTCCCGGAGTACGCCGCGGCCGTGGCAAACGTCACAAACGTCACCTGCTTCGCCCCGAGCAACGAGGCACTGGCGCGCTTCGCGGATGCGCACCAGGATACCTATCAACAGCTCTTCTCCCGCTTGGAAGTCTTCTCGGCCATCTTCGACATCCatatcgtcgtcggcgccCATTACAGCCCCGAGTTCCGTCCGGGGGAGACATGGTTTCTGCAGACGGTGCTGACGGACGAGTCCGTTTCCAACGTCACCGGCGGTCAAGTCGTCAAGGTGCGCAGCATCTACGACACGCTGGAAGTCTCGACCGATGCCAAAAGCCCCGCCCATGTGATACAGAAG GACCGATGCTTCGCCGGTGGCACTCTCCAGGTGATTGACGCTGTGATGGGCATACCAAGCAGCTTGTCGTCCGTCATCGCTGACAATGCTTTCATGGCTGCCTCGTTCGGCCAGGCCCTCACTGCGGCCAACCTGTCGACTACGCTTGACCTGCAGTCGAATCTGACCGTCTTGGTGCCCTCCAACAAGGCCTTCGAACAGGCAAACCTCAGCCGAGGCGACATGGGGCAAGAGTTGTTGGCATACGTCTTGCAATCTCACATTATTCCGGGAGAGGTCTTGTACTCGAACATGCTTGCGGTCGGGACGTGGACGACCCTCAGTGGGGCAAAGATACGAATCGACCAAGACGCCAGTGGCATTTATGTGAACGGTGCTCGGATCCAGGTGGAGGACTTGCTGGTCGCGAACGGGGTCGTCCACGTAATTGATTCTTTTGCAGTGTAA